Proteins from a genomic interval of Clostridium scatologenes:
- a CDS encoding winged helix-turn-helix transcriptional regulator — translation MEDSNSLFGKCPYFTAQKVFSGKWSILIMYHLDEVPLRYGELQRRMDGITQGTLTKQLRMLEDFELVKRHIYSEIPPKVEYSLTDLGKAFRPVLKEFRIWGDKYIEYIKNK, via the coding sequence ATGGAGGATTCTAATAGTCTTTTTGGGAAATGTCCATATTTTACAGCACAAAAAGTATTTTCGGGAAAATGGTCAATTTTAATTATGTATCATTTGGATGAAGTACCACTGCGTTATGGGGAATTACAAAGGAGAATGGATGGTATCACCCAGGGCACACTAACAAAGCAATTGAGGATGTTAGAAGACTTTGAATTGGTTAAACGACATATTTATTCAGAAATTCCACCTAAAGTGGAGTACTCGTTAACTGATTTGGGAAAAGCATTTAGGCCAGTGTTAAAAGAGTTCAGAATTTGGGGTGATAAGTATATCGAATATATTAAAAATAAATAG
- a CDS encoding LysR family transcriptional regulator, whose product MFQNMNYVYEIYKSGSFSKAAENLHITQPALSIAIRKLEQELGQPLFERKTSPLKLTAAGHIYMDKVEKIISMEQECADCFQNLNEVRVGKIRIGGAIISMTYLLPELIVEFSNQYPGIEIAAKEASLPVLKNMLADGSIDLILDTDWFQEEIFQSIPLFENQILLGIPLNLPVDKKIFACGMTSKEIRKNKHLSKKQPAIDLYNMENFPFLLPEPTNEIFGRSEAIFHYYNITPLVKMSFNQQMTSFEFASKGLGAVFIADTLIKCSPDAENLRFYKLKCPMPKRGVAIAYNKKRYVTKATKRFIDFTTEFYKNKLIP is encoded by the coding sequence TTGTTTCAAAATATGAATTATGTTTATGAAATATACAAGTCTGGAAGCTTCTCAAAGGCAGCAGAAAACTTGCATATAACACAACCAGCCTTAAGTATTGCAATCCGTAAATTGGAACAAGAACTTGGTCAACCTTTATTTGAACGAAAAACATCCCCACTAAAATTAACAGCTGCAGGACACATATACATGGATAAAGTAGAAAAAATTATATCTATGGAACAAGAATGTGCTGATTGCTTTCAAAACTTAAATGAAGTTAGAGTTGGAAAAATTAGAATTGGTGGAGCTATCATATCTATGACCTATTTGCTTCCCGAACTTATTGTTGAATTTTCAAATCAATATCCAGGCATAGAAATTGCTGCAAAGGAAGCATCTCTTCCTGTACTTAAAAACATGCTGGCAGATGGAAGCATTGACTTAATTTTAGATACTGATTGGTTTCAAGAAGAAATATTTCAGTCCATTCCTTTATTTGAAAATCAAATTTTACTTGGTATACCTTTGAATCTTCCTGTAGACAAAAAAATTTTTGCTTGCGGCATGACATCCAAGGAAATTAGAAAAAATAAACACCTTTCTAAAAAGCAGCCAGCTATTGATCTATACAATATGGAAAACTTTCCTTTTCTTTTACCAGAGCCTACAAATGAAATTTTTGGAAGATCAGAGGCTATCTTTCATTATTATAACATTACTCCATTAGTAAAAATGTCTTTCAATCAACAGATGACTTCCTTTGAATTTGCTTCAAAAGGACTTGGAGCAGTTTTTATTGCAGATACTCTTATAAAATGCTCTCCAGATGCAGAAAATCTTCGCTTTTACAAATTAAAATGCCCTATGCCAAAGCGTGGAGTTGCCATTGCTTATAATAAAAAGAGATATGTTACTAAAGCCACTAAGCGTTTTATTGATTTCACTACAGAATTTTATAAAAATAAACTTATTCCTTAA
- a CDS encoding sulfite exporter TauE/SafE family protein, with product MIEYIIICPLVFFAGFVDAIAGGGGLISIPAFMISGVPVHLAIGTNKLSSSMGTTIATYRYAKNGYIKMKLAACSAACALLGSPIGAEIALKISDFYFKILMLAILPITAFYVLRKRNFKDNEDIKTLSTTKTYLICMIIAFCVGLYDGFYGPGAGTFLLLLLTGIAHLGLNLSAGTTKAINLSSNVAALITFIINGKVLLILGLVAGLFNILGNYIGAGYFTQKGTKIVRPIIMTVLTIFFVKVLFDILPVQF from the coding sequence ATGATTGAGTATATTATCATATGTCCATTAGTTTTTTTTGCTGGTTTTGTAGATGCAATTGCAGGTGGTGGGGGACTTATATCCATTCCGGCCTTCATGATTTCAGGAGTTCCAGTTCATTTGGCTATTGGTACAAATAAATTGAGTTCAAGTATGGGCACAACTATAGCTACATATCGCTATGCTAAAAATGGCTATATAAAAATGAAATTGGCAGCTTGTAGTGCTGCTTGTGCATTATTGGGGTCACCAATTGGTGCAGAGATTGCCTTAAAAATTAGTGATTTTTACTTTAAAATTTTGATGCTAGCTATATTGCCAATTACTGCTTTCTATGTTTTGCGTAAACGCAATTTTAAAGATAATGAAGACATTAAAACATTATCCACTACTAAAACCTATTTAATCTGTATGATTATAGCATTTTGTGTAGGATTATATGATGGTTTTTATGGACCTGGAGCAGGAACATTTTTACTATTGCTGCTTACTGGCATTGCACATTTGGGTTTAAATCTGTCAGCAGGAACTACAAAAGCTATTAATTTATCTTCAAATGTGGCAGCACTTATTACCTTCATTATAAATGGAAAAGTACTTCTTATTTTAGGATTAGTTGCAGGCTTATTCAATATTTTAGGAAATTATATTGGTGCTGGTTATTTCACCCAAAAAGGCACAAAAATAGTACGACCTATTATTATGACTGTATTGACTATATTCTTTGTTAAAGTGTTATTTGACATATTACCTGTGCAATTTTAA
- a CDS encoding NADH-dependent [FeFe] hydrogenase, group A6 — translation MSLVTLTINNKQVQVEKGATILQAAKLLEIEIPTLCHLKLHDGFENKPGSCRVCVVEVEGRRNLAPACTTPVTEGMAVKTNSIKAIKARRNVVELILSDHPQNCLLCEKNTNCELQALAADMGIREIKYKGEMSTYAKDTSSPSIVRDLDKCILCRRCETVCSEIQTVSALSAVSRGFDTVVSPAFGTAMVETNCTFCGQCVAVCPTGALAEVNNTSKVWDALNTEGKLVIVQTAPAVRAALGEEFGLSLGKPVTGKMVAALRSLGFDKVFDTDFAADLTIMEEATELMDRITNGGKLPMLTSCCPGWINFIEHEFSDLLDSPSTCKSPQQMFGAVAKTYFAEKMNMDPKDIILVSVMPCLAKKYEAARPEMNSDVDIVISTRELAKMIKEAGINFEKLQDEDFDSLLGESTGAAVIFGVTGGVMEAALRTAYEWITGEKLDNVDFEIVRGLNGIKEASIKIKDLEVKAAIVSGLGNARKLLDKIREGTADYQIIEIMACPGGCIDGGGQPYIHGKYEILKDRMNALYEEDRNKPLRKSHENPAIIKLYDEFLGKPNSEKAHKLLHTKYTNKEC, via the coding sequence TTGAGTTTAGTTACTCTTACTATAAATAATAAACAAGTGCAAGTGGAAAAAGGCGCTACTATACTTCAAGCTGCAAAACTACTTGAAATAGAAATACCTACTTTGTGCCATTTAAAGCTTCACGACGGATTTGAAAATAAGCCTGGTTCATGTAGAGTTTGTGTAGTAGAAGTAGAAGGCAGAAGAAATCTTGCCCCTGCATGTACTACTCCTGTAACTGAAGGTATGGCAGTAAAAACTAATTCCATAAAAGCAATAAAAGCTCGTAGAAATGTAGTAGAACTTATTCTTTCAGACCACCCACAAAACTGCTTGCTTTGTGAAAAGAACACTAACTGTGAGCTTCAAGCTTTAGCAGCTGATATGGGAATACGTGAAATTAAATATAAAGGTGAAATGTCGACCTATGCAAAGGATACTTCTAGTCCTTCCATAGTTCGTGATTTAGATAAATGTATATTATGTAGAAGATGTGAAACTGTATGCAGCGAAATTCAAACTGTTTCTGCATTATCTGCAGTAAGCAGAGGTTTTGATACTGTTGTGTCTCCTGCTTTTGGTACTGCAATGGTAGAAACAAACTGTACCTTCTGTGGTCAATGCGTGGCAGTCTGTCCAACAGGTGCTTTAGCAGAAGTTAACAATACATCTAAAGTTTGGGATGCATTAAACACTGAAGGTAAGCTTGTTATAGTACAAACTGCACCAGCTGTAAGAGCAGCTCTTGGAGAAGAATTTGGTTTAAGCCTTGGAAAACCAGTTACAGGTAAAATGGTTGCAGCGCTTCGTTCTTTAGGCTTTGATAAAGTTTTTGATACAGATTTTGCTGCTGATTTAACTATAATGGAAGAAGCAACAGAGCTTATGGATAGAATCACAAATGGTGGCAAGCTTCCAATGCTTACAAGCTGCTGCCCTGGATGGATAAACTTTATTGAACATGAATTTAGTGATTTACTTGATTCTCCATCCACCTGTAAGTCACCTCAACAAATGTTTGGTGCTGTAGCTAAAACTTATTTTGCTGAAAAAATGAATATGGACCCTAAAGACATCATATTAGTTTCAGTTATGCCTTGTCTTGCTAAGAAATATGAAGCTGCAAGACCTGAAATGAACAGTGATGTGGATATTGTTATAAGTACTAGAGAACTTGCAAAAATGATCAAGGAAGCAGGAATAAACTTTGAAAAGCTTCAAGACGAAGATTTTGACAGTCTTCTTGGTGAATCCACTGGTGCTGCTGTTATATTTGGAGTAACAGGTGGTGTTATGGAAGCTGCTCTTCGTACAGCTTATGAATGGATTACTGGAGAAAAGCTAGATAACGTAGATTTTGAAATTGTTCGTGGTTTAAATGGAATAAAAGAAGCTTCAATAAAAATAAAAGACTTAGAAGTAAAAGCCGCTATTGTCAGCGGTCTTGGAAATGCACGTAAACTCCTAGATAAGATTAGAGAAGGCACAGCTGATTATCAAATAATAGAAATAATGGCTTGTCCTGGTGGATGTATCGATGGCGGTGGTCAACCATATATCCATGGAAAATACGAAATTTTAAAAGACAGAATGAATGCTTTATATGAAGAAGATAGAAACAAACCTTTAAGAAAGTCTCATGAAAATCCAGCTATAATTAAGCTGTATGATGAATTCTTAGGTAAACCAAATAGTGAAAAAGCACACAAATTGCTTCATACTAAATATACTAATAAAGAGTGCTAA
- a CDS encoding NADH-quinone oxidoreductase subunit NuoF gives MNKINSYEELQKSCLKYSENLKIRQASEEEEIAVENKRCKRYVTVCGGTGCKSAEGDVIVSSLKAEVEKAGLSEEVTVEIAGCFGFCEKGPIVKISPDNVFYVHVTPEDASDIVNEHLLKGKILENLLYEEPSINEKVKRQDEMSFYKKQHRIALRNCGFINPEDITESIATKGYLALAKCITKMSPDDVIKLIMDSGLRGRGGGGFPTGKKWSFAKAYDADQKYIICNADEGDPGAFMDRSILEGDPHSVLEAMAIAGYAIGASKGVIYIRAEYPLAVNRLKTAIDQALEYGVLGDNILGTEFSFNLDIRYGAGAFVCGEETALIHSVEGCRGEPTNKPPFPAESGLWDKPTCVNNVETLANIPAIINNGAEWYSSIGTATSKGTKVFALAGKINNVGLVEVPMGTTLREIIYDIGGGIKNGRKFKAVQTGGPSGGCIPASNLDIPIDYESLTSIGSMMGSGGMIVMDEDNCMVDIAKFYLEFTVEESCGKCTPCRIGNKRLLEILTRITNGQGTENDLEKLKELAQTIKDTSLCGLGQTAPNPILSTMNYFADEYEAHVKEKSCPAGVCKNLLKYEITDKCIGCTKCLRNCPVNCISGKVKQVHTIDQSKCVKCGACFSGCPVDAIIKK, from the coding sequence TTGAATAAAATCAATTCTTATGAAGAACTCCAAAAATCATGCTTGAAGTATTCAGAAAATTTAAAAATAAGACAAGCATCCGAAGAAGAAGAAATTGCTGTTGAAAACAAAAGATGTAAACGTTATGTGACTGTTTGTGGAGGAACAGGCTGTAAATCTGCAGAAGGCGATGTAATTGTATCTAGTTTAAAAGCAGAAGTTGAAAAAGCTGGTCTTTCAGAAGAAGTTACTGTTGAAATTGCAGGCTGCTTCGGTTTCTGCGAAAAAGGACCTATTGTAAAAATAAGCCCTGACAATGTATTTTATGTTCATGTTACACCTGAAGATGCTTCTGATATAGTTAATGAGCATTTATTAAAGGGAAAGATATTAGAAAATCTTCTATATGAAGAACCATCTATAAATGAAAAGGTAAAAAGACAAGATGAAATGTCTTTCTATAAAAAACAACATAGAATTGCACTTAGAAACTGTGGATTTATAAATCCTGAAGATATAACTGAAAGTATTGCAACTAAGGGATATTTAGCTCTTGCAAAATGTATTACAAAAATGAGCCCTGATGATGTTATAAAATTAATTATGGATTCAGGCTTAAGAGGCAGAGGAGGCGGAGGTTTCCCTACAGGTAAAAAATGGTCTTTTGCTAAAGCATATGATGCTGATCAAAAATATATAATTTGTAATGCTGATGAAGGAGACCCTGGTGCATTTATGGATCGTTCCATACTAGAAGGAGACCCTCACAGTGTATTAGAAGCTATGGCTATTGCAGGATATGCTATTGGCGCTTCAAAAGGCGTTATATATATAAGAGCAGAATATCCTCTTGCAGTTAACAGACTTAAAACAGCTATTGATCAAGCTCTTGAATATGGAGTTTTAGGTGATAATATTTTAGGAACAGAATTTAGCTTCAATTTAGATATAAGATATGGAGCTGGCGCTTTTGTGTGCGGTGAAGAAACAGCTTTAATTCATTCTGTAGAAGGCTGCCGTGGTGAACCTACAAACAAACCACCATTCCCTGCTGAAAGCGGACTTTGGGATAAACCAACTTGCGTAAACAATGTTGAAACTTTAGCAAATATTCCAGCTATAATAAATAATGGTGCTGAATGGTACAGTTCTATAGGTACTGCAACTTCTAAAGGAACAAAAGTTTTTGCATTAGCTGGTAAGATAAATAACGTAGGTCTTGTAGAAGTTCCTATGGGTACAACTTTAAGAGAAATAATTTATGACATAGGCGGCGGTATTAAAAATGGACGTAAATTTAAAGCAGTTCAAACTGGAGGACCTTCTGGTGGATGTATACCTGCTTCAAATTTAGATATTCCTATAGATTATGAATCATTGACTTCCATAGGCTCTATGATGGGTTCTGGTGGAATGATTGTTATGGACGAAGATAACTGTATGGTTGATATAGCTAAATTCTACTTGGAATTTACTGTAGAAGAATCTTGCGGAAAATGTACACCTTGTAGAATTGGAAATAAACGCTTATTAGAAATATTGACAAGAATAACTAACGGACAAGGTACTGAAAATGACTTAGAAAAATTAAAAGAGTTAGCACAAACTATAAAAGATACTTCTCTTTGTGGTCTTGGACAAACTGCACCTAACCCTATATTAAGTACAATGAACTACTTTGCTGACGAATATGAAGCTCACGTAAAAGAAAAATCTTGTCCAGCAGGCGTCTGTAAGAACTTACTTAAATATGAAATTACAGATAAATGTATTGGATGTACTAAATGCTTGAGAAACTGTCCTGTAAATTGTATTAGCGGTAAGGTTAAACAAGTTCATACTATAGATCAAAGCAAGTGTGTAAAATGTGGAGCATGCTTCAGTGGATGCCCAGTAGATGCTATCATAAAAAAATAA
- the nuoE gene encoding NADH-quinone oxidoreductase subunit NuoE — protein sequence MCCDNLEKQYFNELEQFIDNLEEKKGSLISVLHKAQNLFGYLSKDVQKFVAKKLDLPISKVNGVVTFYSYFTEEPTGKYVINICMGTACFVKGSGDVLEEFEKKLNIKVGETTSDGKFTIQVLRCVGACGLAPVVTVNDKVYGHFTKQMVDKILDEYKE from the coding sequence GTGTGTTGTGATAATTTAGAAAAACAATATTTTAACGAACTCGAACAATTCATAGATAACCTTGAAGAAAAAAAAGGATCACTAATCTCAGTTCTCCATAAAGCTCAAAATCTATTTGGATATTTATCAAAAGATGTGCAAAAATTTGTAGCAAAAAAATTAGATCTACCTATATCTAAAGTTAATGGGGTAGTCACATTTTATTCTTATTTCACTGAAGAACCAACTGGAAAATATGTTATAAATATATGTATGGGAACTGCATGTTTTGTTAAAGGCTCAGGAGATGTACTTGAAGAATTTGAAAAAAAATTGAACATTAAAGTTGGCGAAACTACATCAGATGGTAAATTTACTATTCAAGTTTTAAGATGTGTAGGTGCTTGCGGACTTGCTCCTGTAGTAACTGTTAATGATAAAGTTTATGGTCACTTTACCAAACAAATGGTAGATAAAATTTTAGATGAATATAAGGAATAG